Proteins encoded in a region of the Brevefilum fermentans genome:
- a CDS encoding thiamine pyrophosphate-binding protein, producing MNNKPSHEELTLQRVDHAAKFAANNLPARLSLTLSEALIIGLLRQGVRTYFTVLGHGSTEIGEVLRIYQDAGLLRTFGVRSEIEASHAASALRWVTGEKAAVLTSIGPGALHALAASLVPASDGIGVWYLFGDETTEDEGFNMQQVPKHEQHLFLQLAATMGHAYSLHTPLALSTALQRGAVTVDHPYRPGPFYLLLPMNTQASWLENFNLSELPEAQTILLGASAGDYAQAVKWISQAERVIVKVGGGGRYAGTELITLLERSGGVLVHTPNASGCIPYDHPQNMTVGGSKGSLPGNYAMENADLLIAVGTRAVCQSDSSRTGYPRVKRVININADVNDASHYRDTLALIGDVQHTLARLNIALEGASAVNQTWLQVCAEKKAEWQAFKDARMHTPVLLDEYWNSPVLTQPAAIKIACDWAKNNGVIRFFDAGDVQANGFQIVEDDHPGQTFTDTGASYMGFAVSALLATAVTNKPFFGLALTGDGSFSMNPQILIDGAEHGANGCILLLDNGRMGAITALQNDQYGQEFATWNTIHVDYVAWARSVPGVLALDGGRTPEDLQSALQQAGEHSGLSLIHVPVYFGPDPLGGMGVYGRWNVGNQCDDVQELRHEIGL from the coding sequence ATGAACAACAAACCCTCCCACGAAGAATTAACTCTCCAACGTGTTGACCATGCAGCCAAATTTGCTGCCAATAACTTGCCTGCAAGGCTTTCACTGACTCTGTCCGAAGCGCTTATCATCGGTTTGCTGCGCCAGGGTGTGCGCACTTATTTCACCGTCCTCGGTCATGGCTCAACTGAGATTGGCGAAGTCTTGCGCATCTATCAGGATGCAGGCTTGTTAAGAACTTTTGGGGTACGTAGCGAGATAGAGGCTTCACACGCGGCGTCTGCGTTGCGCTGGGTAACCGGTGAAAAGGCTGCAGTGTTAACCTCCATTGGTCCAGGGGCGCTCCATGCGCTGGCGGCATCCCTCGTCCCAGCCTCAGATGGTATCGGAGTCTGGTATCTGTTTGGCGACGAAACAACCGAAGACGAGGGATTTAACATGCAGCAGGTCCCCAAGCATGAACAACACCTATTTCTTCAACTGGCTGCGACAATGGGGCATGCCTACAGCCTGCACACACCATTGGCCCTCTCAACGGCTTTACAGCGCGGGGCTGTGACGGTTGATCACCCCTACCGCCCCGGTCCCTTCTACCTGTTACTGCCGATGAATACCCAGGCATCCTGGCTGGAAAATTTTAACTTGAGTGAGTTGCCTGAAGCTCAAACGATTCTCCTGGGTGCATCTGCGGGGGATTATGCCCAGGCTGTGAAGTGGATTTCGCAAGCGGAACGGGTCATCGTTAAGGTTGGGGGAGGGGGTCGATACGCTGGTACGGAGCTGATCACCCTGTTGGAGCGCTCAGGTGGCGTTCTGGTCCACACTCCGAACGCATCCGGCTGTATCCCCTATGACCATCCACAGAACATGACTGTCGGTGGTTCGAAGGGATCTTTACCCGGCAATTATGCTATGGAGAATGCAGACCTGTTAATCGCCGTAGGAACACGGGCAGTATGTCAATCGGATAGTTCACGTACCGGCTACCCTCGGGTTAAACGGGTGATCAATATCAATGCCGATGTCAACGACGCCAGCCACTACCGTGACACCCTGGCGCTTATTGGCGACGTGCAACACACGCTGGCTCGATTAAACATTGCACTGGAAGGGGCATCTGCAGTTAATCAGACCTGGTTGCAGGTTTGCGCTGAGAAAAAAGCGGAATGGCAAGCCTTTAAGGACGCGCGAATGCATACGCCAGTTTTGCTGGATGAGTATTGGAACAGCCCGGTCTTAACACAACCGGCAGCCATCAAGATTGCCTGCGATTGGGCAAAGAATAATGGTGTAATCCGTTTTTTTGATGCTGGAGATGTGCAAGCCAATGGATTTCAGATTGTGGAAGATGACCATCCTGGTCAGACTTTTACTGATACAGGTGCTTCATATATGGGTTTCGCTGTTTCTGCCCTGCTGGCAACTGCCGTTACAAATAAGCCCTTTTTTGGTTTGGCGCTGACCGGCGATGGCTCGTTTTCGATGAACCCACAAATTCTGATTGACGGTGCCGAGCACGGAGCAAATGGTTGTATTCTGCTGTTGGATAATGGGCGGATGGGGGCCATTACCGCGTTGCAGAATGACCAGTACGGGCAAGAGTTTGCAACCTGGAATACCATCCACGTTGATTACGTAGCCTGGGCGCGATCCGTTCCGGGTGTGCTGGCACTTGATGGAGGACGGACCCCCGAGGATTTACAATCCGCCTTACAACAGGCTGGGGAGCATTCCGGATTGAGCTTGATACACGTGCCGGTTTATTTTGGCCCTGATCCTCTGGGAGGCATGGGGGTTTATGGACGATGGAACGTAGGAAACCAGTGCGATGACGTTCAAGAGTTGCGTCACGAGATTGGCTTGTAA
- a CDS encoding transketolase, producing the protein MSALTLEKTFELEEIARCLRVDSLKLIYNRGAGHPGGALSAAEIMAVLYFHVLQIDPSRPEWKERDRFILSKGHASAVYYAALTRRGFFPRSELDTWGELDCPHQGHPDRFKTPGVDMTSGLLGHGVAIGVGLGLSARLNKMSYRTYVLLGDGECQGGIVWEGAMAASKFRLANLTVIIDYNNVQLDGPVSAVMPLEPLADKWAACGWHVVEVNGHSVQAVAEALDLAHQIHDRPTAVLAYTTKGRGVSFMENQSYWHGNVPNTEQFKQALIELGEVEND; encoded by the coding sequence ATGTCAGCATTAACCCTTGAAAAAACGTTTGAACTGGAGGAGATCGCACGTTGTTTGCGTGTTGACAGCCTCAAACTGATCTATAACCGGGGAGCCGGCCACCCGGGCGGTGCACTTTCAGCAGCAGAGATCATGGCCGTGCTCTACTTTCATGTCCTGCAGATCGATCCTTCCCGACCCGAATGGAAAGAACGCGACCGATTTATCCTCAGTAAAGGTCACGCTTCAGCCGTGTACTATGCTGCCCTAACCCGGCGTGGATTTTTTCCACGCTCCGAACTAGATACTTGGGGCGAGCTGGACTGTCCGCACCAGGGTCATCCAGACCGCTTTAAAACTCCGGGAGTGGACATGACCAGCGGTCTGCTCGGGCACGGGGTCGCGATTGGGGTTGGGCTTGGACTGTCAGCGCGGTTGAATAAGATGAGCTATCGTACCTATGTATTACTTGGTGATGGAGAGTGCCAGGGAGGAATTGTCTGGGAAGGGGCGATGGCTGCTTCAAAATTTCGACTGGCAAACCTGACCGTTATCATTGACTACAACAACGTCCAGCTCGACGGTCCCGTCTCTGCGGTCATGCCGCTCGAACCGCTGGCAGATAAATGGGCAGCCTGTGGCTGGCATGTTGTAGAGGTCAACGGTCACTCGGTGCAGGCTGTCGCAGAAGCACTTGACCTGGCACATCAGATCCATGACCGACCAACGGCTGTGCTCGCGTATACCACCAAGGGACGCGGCGTTTCATTCATGGAGAATCAATCCTACTGGCACGGTAATGTTCCAAACACTGAACAGTTTAAGCAAGCTCTGATCGAGCTGGGGGAGGTGGAAAATGACTGA
- a CDS encoding transketolase family protein: MTDLSMREAYGRALAEYGETNQRLVALDVDTSASTLSKFFAERFPDCFFNIGIAEPCMVDVAVGLALGGFLPFINGFASILSLRALEQIRTCVCYAQTNVKIAAGYAGVSDFKDGATHYSISDLANVRALPNMTVIVPADAAEAAAWVPLIAEYDGPVYLRLSRAGALPVYQSGAKLEIGKGRLLRSGDDLTLVATGTMVGRCFVAAEKLSAIGIDARLLEVHTLKPLDRELLISAAEETGAVVTAEEHNIIGGLGSAVAEALAETVPIPIERVGIPDRFCVTGRDLDKLMDHSGLSVENIIAAAMRVMERKR, encoded by the coding sequence ATGACTGATCTTTCAATGCGTGAGGCTTATGGAAGGGCGCTGGCTGAGTATGGAGAGACCAATCAACGTCTGGTTGCTCTGGATGTGGATACTTCAGCTTCAACACTCTCAAAATTCTTTGCTGAGAGGTTTCCTGATTGTTTTTTCAATATTGGCATCGCTGAACCATGCATGGTGGATGTCGCAGTCGGTCTGGCTTTGGGCGGTTTCTTGCCCTTCATCAATGGATTCGCGTCAATCTTATCGTTGCGCGCTCTGGAACAGATTCGCACCTGTGTCTGCTATGCCCAGACAAATGTGAAGATCGCTGCCGGCTATGCTGGTGTTTCAGACTTTAAGGACGGTGCAACTCACTACTCGATCAGCGATCTGGCGAATGTGCGCGCCCTACCAAACATGACCGTTATTGTCCCAGCTGATGCAGCTGAGGCTGCAGCCTGGGTACCGCTCATTGCTGAATATGATGGTCCAGTTTATTTGCGACTCAGTCGGGCAGGGGCGCTGCCGGTCTACCAGTCGGGCGCGAAGTTGGAGATCGGAAAAGGACGTTTGTTGCGCTCAGGCGATGACCTGACTCTGGTTGCTACTGGGACAATGGTCGGGCGCTGCTTCGTTGCAGCGGAAAAACTCTCAGCAATCGGCATCGATGCCCGCCTGTTGGAGGTCCACACGCTTAAGCCTCTTGATCGTGAATTACTGATCTCAGCAGCCGAGGAGACCGGGGCAGTGGTCACCGCTGAGGAGCACAACATCATTGGTGGGCTGGGTAGCGCGGTGGCTGAAGCACTGGCAGAGACGGTTCCAATCCCAATCGAGCGGGTTGGCATCCCGGATCGTTTTTGTGTGACTGGTCGGGATCTGGACAAACTGATGGATCATTCTGGACTCTCGGTTGAAAACATTATTGCTGCTGCGATGCGCGTGATGGAAAGGAAGAGGTAA
- a CDS encoding RpiB/LacA/LacB family sugar-phosphate isomerase, which translates to MKIAVINEISAADKNTDILAALTGRGHEVLNLGNTRSGDMPALLYIHTGLMSALLLHLGIVDFVIGGCGTGLGYHNAVMQYPGVFCGHILTPLDAFLFARINAGNCISLALNQGYGWAGDVNLSMIFDNLFITETGSGYPTQRAEPQAQARHLLKQVSQSTHKSMAEIVKVLPKEVLHPVLDFPTFQAALMAGLEADPLLKSTLEGLIKH; encoded by the coding sequence ATGAAAATTGCTGTTATCAATGAGATCAGCGCTGCTGATAAAAATACTGACATCCTGGCGGCGCTTACAGGTCGGGGACATGAGGTACTCAACCTGGGTAATACGCGAAGCGGAGACATGCCCGCCCTGCTGTATATCCACACTGGATTGATGTCCGCCCTCTTGCTGCACCTCGGTATCGTGGATTTTGTCATTGGCGGTTGTGGTACCGGGTTGGGTTACCATAATGCCGTCATGCAATACCCGGGCGTGTTTTGCGGACACATTTTGACCCCGTTAGACGCTTTCTTGTTTGCACGCATCAATGCTGGAAATTGCATCTCGCTGGCGCTCAACCAGGGGTACGGATGGGCAGGGGATGTGAACCTGAGCATGATCTTCGATAACCTCTTTATCACAGAAACCGGCAGCGGATATCCCACTCAGCGAGCTGAACCGCAAGCACAAGCTCGCCATTTACTGAAGCAGGTTTCACAGTCAACCCATAAATCGATGGCAGAGATTGTAAAAGTCCTGCCGAAGGAGGTGCTTCATCCAGTACTTGATTTTCCAACGTTCCAGGCAGCACTGATGGCAGGACTGGAGGCTGATCCCCTCCTCAAGTCAACGCTGGAAGGACTGATTAAACACTAA
- a CDS encoding MFS transporter, which translates to MAENANKLSKRTKIFYGIGDLGNALVNSAVQFFLMKFYTDGALIPPALAGNALLIGKIWDAINDPLFGWFTDRTKNRFGKRRVFMLFGAIPLAIAIALLWFVPTQNRVWAFFWIAATFLLFDTIWTLTNVPYYALTAELTDDYDERSSLTTYRMAMAVPAYLVGAALTPAIVGMFAVQRTGWAFIGIAYGIFAGLVLIISALGFCERKDLAVAEPETSPLKSFGNAFKNKAFVQLCIIYFTLNISFAFCKILMAYYVEYQLLMKDQISIAMGLMLICVTLSLPFWQWLGKKMDKGPVYAIGMGIGAIAVLITFFLPNKPTNLLYLLFVLVGFGFAVNWIYPWAMVADVGDYDRAETGQQRSGMYYGVWGLATKLSEALALAGVGWILSGFGYVPNVAQTPHALLGIRLFFGLVPAIFIFITLPFLFKYPITRKTHAIVRAKLEAMDAAARAEKEQDSKE; encoded by the coding sequence ATGGCAGAAAATGCAAACAAGTTAAGTAAGCGCACAAAAATCTTTTATGGAATTGGTGACCTGGGAAATGCCTTGGTTAATTCCGCTGTTCAATTCTTCCTGATGAAGTTCTACACCGATGGCGCTCTCATTCCGCCTGCCCTGGCAGGTAATGCCCTGCTCATCGGTAAGATATGGGATGCAATTAACGATCCGCTGTTTGGTTGGTTTACAGACCGCACGAAAAACCGCTTTGGGAAGCGTCGGGTGTTTATGTTGTTCGGCGCAATCCCCCTGGCGATTGCAATTGCACTTCTGTGGTTCGTCCCCACCCAGAATCGAGTTTGGGCTTTTTTCTGGATCGCTGCCACTTTCTTGCTCTTTGATACGATCTGGACACTGACCAATGTTCCTTACTACGCGCTGACTGCAGAATTAACCGATGATTACGATGAGCGCTCAAGCCTGACCACATACCGCATGGCTATGGCCGTGCCTGCTTATCTGGTGGGGGCAGCGTTGACACCTGCAATCGTTGGTATGTTTGCCGTACAGCGCACCGGTTGGGCTTTCATTGGTATTGCCTATGGCATTTTTGCTGGATTAGTATTGATAATCTCCGCCCTTGGTTTCTGCGAGCGCAAGGACCTGGCTGTTGCTGAACCCGAAACCTCTCCGCTAAAATCCTTTGGCAATGCCTTCAAGAACAAGGCTTTCGTTCAATTGTGTATCATCTACTTCACCCTGAATATCTCCTTCGCCTTCTGTAAGATTTTGATGGCATATTACGTGGAATACCAACTCTTGATGAAAGATCAAATTTCAATTGCTATGGGTTTGATGCTGATCTGTGTTACCCTCTCGCTGCCTTTTTGGCAGTGGCTGGGCAAGAAGATGGATAAGGGCCCCGTATATGCAATCGGGATGGGGATTGGCGCTATCGCTGTTCTGATCACTTTCTTTCTACCTAACAAACCCACCAATCTCCTTTATCTTTTGTTCGTGCTGGTTGGTTTTGGCTTTGCTGTCAACTGGATCTATCCCTGGGCTATGGTTGCAGATGTGGGCGATTATGATCGTGCGGAGACCGGTCAGCAACGATCGGGAATGTATTATGGTGTTTGGGGATTGGCAACCAAGCTTTCAGAAGCCCTGGCGCTGGCAGGTGTTGGCTGGATTTTAAGCGGTTTTGGCTATGTGCCGAACGTGGCGCAGACTCCGCATGCCCTTCTGGGAATTCGTCTTTTCTTTGGTTTGGTTCCAGCGATTTTTATTTTCATCACCTTACCTTTTCTGTTCAAGTATCCAATTACCCGCAAGACCCACGCAATAGTGCGGGCAAAGCTTGAAGCCATGGACGCTGCAGCACGGGCTGAAAAAGAACAGGATTCAAAAGAATAA